The Christiangramia flava JLT2011 genome has a segment encoding these proteins:
- a CDS encoding GIN domain-containing protein encodes MLKKLPLLLLVLFSTIQAQEKVRGSRNVKSEQFNLTPFHSIQVSGDFEVGILKGGRPMMEVKADDNLIDLIQSEVVNGVLYIKPAKDFKRVKKQEITITYSDTLKNIALADDVELESLQDLYVNDFQLETKDDSKAFLTITATNFNLIHGDDARAEINLTAQEVYFQLNQSSKIEALVNTPLFKVDIYEKADARIDGDIQDFQLRADQSSKFDGEDLSCVRANVLSQGNSQSAVNVSETLELVAKGDSKTEIYGQPSIKLNELADEAVIAKKEKNKGLF; translated from the coding sequence ATGCTAAAAAAATTACCGCTGCTCCTACTCGTTCTTTTCAGCACTATCCAGGCCCAGGAAAAAGTGCGGGGAAGCCGGAACGTAAAAAGCGAGCAATTCAACCTCACTCCTTTTCACAGTATCCAGGTCTCCGGAGATTTTGAAGTAGGGATCCTGAAGGGCGGCCGGCCTATGATGGAAGTCAAGGCTGACGATAACCTCATTGACCTCATCCAAAGTGAAGTGGTGAACGGCGTGCTCTACATCAAACCTGCAAAAGACTTTAAAAGGGTGAAAAAACAGGAAATTACCATCACGTATTCTGATACGCTCAAGAACATTGCCCTGGCTGATGACGTCGAACTGGAATCCCTTCAGGACTTGTATGTAAACGATTTTCAGTTGGAAACCAAAGATGACTCCAAGGCATTTTTGACCATTACCGCTACTAATTTCAATTTGATCCACGGGGATGACGCGCGAGCCGAGATCAATCTTACCGCACAGGAAGTGTATTTTCAGCTTAATCAGTCTTCCAAAATCGAAGCATTGGTAAATACCCCGCTATTCAAGGTGGATATTTATGAAAAAGCCGATGCCAGGATAGATGGAGATATTCAGGATTTTCAGCTAAGGGCTGACCAATCCTCCAAGTTTGACGGGGAAGACCTTAGTTGTGTTCGGGCGAATGTCCTTTCACAGGGGAATTCCCAAAGCGCCGTAAACGTTAGTGAAACACTGGAACTGGTAGCCAAGGGAGATAGCAAGACCGAGATCTACGGCCAGCCTTCCATTAAACTGAATGAACTGGCAGATGAAGCGGTAATTGCCAAAAAAGAAAAGAACAAAGGCCTTTTCTAA
- a CDS encoding trimeric intracellular cation channel family protein: MEMSLFNILDILGTIAFAISGALAAMNRRLDLFGIFIIAFVTAIGGGTLRDVLIGQTPVTWMENLLYIYIIALSAIFAIVFRNKLDYLKKSLFLFDTIGLGVFTITGVETGIQNELAPIISIALGGMTGAFGGVIRDILCNEIPVIFRKAEIYATACFIGGFFFVLMYRYDIPMDIIYVVTSLTVIGIRLLAVKYHITLPHFYPTRKKS, from the coding sequence ATGGAAATGAGTTTGTTCAACATACTGGATATCCTGGGAACCATCGCTTTTGCTATTTCTGGTGCGCTGGCAGCCATGAACCGCAGGCTGGACCTCTTTGGGATCTTCATCATCGCTTTCGTAACGGCGATTGGTGGTGGCACCCTTCGGGATGTGCTCATTGGCCAGACGCCGGTTACTTGGATGGAAAACCTGCTCTACATTTACATTATCGCTCTTTCCGCCATTTTTGCCATCGTTTTCCGGAATAAGCTCGATTACCTGAAAAAATCGCTGTTCCTTTTCGATACCATTGGCCTCGGGGTTTTTACCATTACCGGAGTTGAGACCGGCATTCAGAATGAACTTGCCCCCATTATCTCCATCGCTCTGGGCGGAATGACCGGTGCTTTTGGCGGGGTGATAAGGGATATTCTCTGTAATGAAATTCCAGTCATCTTCCGCAAGGCTGAAATTTACGCCACTGCCTGTTTCATTGGTGGTTTCTTTTTCGTCCTCATGTACCGTTACGACATTCCCATGGATATCATTTACGTGGTCACTTCGCTTACGGTGATCGGCATCAGGCTACTCGCCGTAAAATATCATATCACCCTGCCTCATTTTTATCCTACACGGAAAAAATCCTGA
- the trxB gene encoding thioredoxin-disulfide reductase: MSDTVERIKCLIIGSGPAGYTAAIYASRADLKPVMYTGMEPGGQLTTTTEVDNFPGYPEGIDGPQMMMDLQKQAERFGTEVRMGMVTEVDFSEKVGGIHRACIDNNKWVEAETVIISTGATAKYLGLPSEQRLRGGGVSACAVCDGFFYKGQDVAIVGGGDTAAEEATYLANICNKVTMLVRKDHMKASKAMQHRVTNTKNIDLRYNTEVDEILGDQVVEGLRMVNNQTGEKEEIPITGFFVAIGHKPNTDIFKGVLKMDDTGYLITDSKSTKTNLPGVFASGDVQDKIYRQAVTAAGTGCMAALDAERYLAEIESEEEIEEAQTKTEEV; this comes from the coding sequence ATGAGCGATACTGTAGAAAGAATAAAATGTTTGATTATAGGTTCTGGTCCTGCAGGTTATACCGCGGCCATCTACGCATCAAGAGCTGATCTTAAGCCGGTAATGTACACCGGGATGGAGCCGGGAGGCCAGCTAACCACTACCACGGAAGTGGATAATTTCCCTGGATACCCGGAAGGGATCGACGGTCCCCAGATGATGATGGATCTTCAGAAGCAGGCGGAACGTTTTGGAACTGAAGTTCGCATGGGAATGGTTACAGAAGTGGATTTTTCAGAAAAAGTGGGTGGTATCCACCGCGCCTGTATCGATAATAATAAATGGGTGGAAGCTGAAACAGTGATCATCTCAACCGGTGCCACTGCCAAATATTTGGGTCTTCCGAGTGAGCAACGCCTGCGTGGTGGAGGGGTTTCGGCCTGTGCGGTTTGTGACGGATTCTTTTATAAAGGTCAGGATGTGGCGATCGTTGGGGGTGGAGATACCGCTGCCGAGGAAGCTACCTATCTCGCCAATATTTGTAATAAAGTGACCATGCTGGTTCGTAAGGACCACATGAAAGCTTCCAAAGCCATGCAGCACCGTGTGACGAATACCAAAAATATCGATCTGCGTTACAATACGGAAGTGGACGAGATCCTGGGGGACCAGGTAGTGGAAGGACTTCGAATGGTCAATAACCAGACCGGCGAAAAAGAGGAAATTCCAATCACCGGATTCTTTGTAGCTATTGGTCATAAACCGAATACCGATATTTTTAAAGGTGTTCTAAAAATGGACGATACCGGCTACCTGATCACCGATAGCAAGAGCACCAAAACCAATTTGCCGGGCGTGTTTGCTTCCGGAGATGTGCAGGACAAGATTTATCGCCAGGCGGTTACCGCTGCCGGAACAGGTTGTATGGCGGCCCTGGATGCGGAACGTTACCTTGCCGAAATCGAAAGTGAAGAAGAGATCGAAGAGGCTCAGACCAAAACCGAAGAAGTATAA
- a CDS encoding PspC domain-containing protein, with translation MNKTVNINLAGIFFHIDEDAYARLQRYLETIKRSFSETQGRDEIISDIEARIAELFNEKVQDTRQVIGMKEVEEVIAVMGQPEDYMVDEEIFEDGPKARTSSNSSRSTGKQLFRDTEHGYVGGVSSGLGHYLGIEAIWVRILWVLLTIFSSGAFILIYIAFWIFVPEAKTTADKLSMRGEEVNVSNIEKKIREGFQEVSDSIKSVDYEKYGNKARAGASSAATNLGNAIKFCLKLIVKFIGVMLLLTAGSVIIGLFIAFFVVGTFGIVDAPWTDYVDMMVTGAPLWVISLLSFLAVGIPFFFLFILGLKILVRNLKSIGRIALLSLLGLWLLAVIGLTVIGISQATNRAFDAEVVQTEKLSITVTDTLHLRMDESDSYYRHSWRGDNFPFVIKKDEQGNPLLFSNDIRLIIKSTKDSVGKLEIIKKAEGKNYQDARDRAEDIIYNTSFVGNELLLDNFFSTNVKNKFRDQEVQVTLFLPEGSILYADENTGRFHMNSSYYNDILVSGQEEHYLEIRENEAFCGDCPEDTWMEEDEGDSDDNSWEEQEQSQDTDFSDDFDNTPARGEVDSTATRQQNAPAVQQDSTIINP, from the coding sequence ATGAATAAGACAGTTAATATAAATTTAGCCGGTATTTTCTTTCATATAGATGAAGATGCCTACGCCAGGCTCCAACGTTACCTGGAGACCATTAAACGATCCTTTTCGGAGACGCAGGGTCGGGACGAGATCATCTCAGATATTGAGGCTCGTATTGCTGAATTATTCAATGAAAAAGTTCAGGATACCCGCCAGGTAATTGGTATGAAAGAGGTGGAAGAAGTCATCGCCGTAATGGGGCAACCGGAAGATTACATGGTGGATGAGGAGATCTTTGAGGATGGTCCTAAAGCCAGAACAAGCAGCAATTCCAGTCGCTCTACCGGGAAGCAACTTTTCAGAGATACCGAACATGGTTATGTAGGAGGGGTTTCATCTGGCCTTGGGCATTATTTGGGTATTGAAGCCATCTGGGTGCGAATTCTGTGGGTGCTGCTCACCATTTTCTCCAGCGGGGCTTTCATTTTGATCTATATCGCCTTCTGGATCTTTGTTCCGGAAGCAAAAACCACAGCTGATAAGCTTTCAATGCGCGGAGAGGAGGTAAACGTAAGCAATATCGAAAAAAAGATTCGCGAGGGTTTTCAGGAGGTTTCAGATAGTATAAAAAGTGTAGACTATGAGAAATACGGCAACAAAGCACGTGCCGGCGCCAGCTCTGCAGCTACAAACCTTGGTAACGCTATCAAGTTCTGTCTGAAACTTATCGTAAAATTCATTGGCGTCATGTTGTTGCTAACCGCAGGAAGCGTGATCATAGGCTTATTCATCGCTTTTTTCGTGGTGGGAACCTTCGGAATTGTAGATGCCCCGTGGACCGATTATGTAGACATGATGGTGACCGGTGCGCCGCTATGGGTCATCTCCCTGCTCTCCTTCCTGGCTGTCGGGATTCCGTTTTTCTTCCTGTTCATTCTTGGACTGAAGATACTCGTTCGAAACCTGAAGTCTATTGGTCGAATTGCGCTATTATCACTTCTTGGGCTTTGGCTACTGGCAGTTATTGGTCTTACAGTAATCGGAATTAGCCAGGCTACCAACAGGGCTTTTGATGCAGAAGTGGTACAGACCGAAAAACTCTCGATAACAGTAACAGATACACTTCATTTGAGAATGGACGAGTCTGATTCCTATTATCGCCATTCCTGGAGAGGTGACAACTTCCCCTTCGTGATTAAGAAAGATGAACAAGGGAACCCGCTTCTCTTCAGCAATGATATCAGGCTGATCATTAAATCTACCAAAGATTCGGTGGGGAAACTGGAGATCATTAAAAAAGCCGAAGGTAAAAACTACCAGGATGCCCGTGACCGTGCGGAAGACATCATTTACAATACCAGCTTTGTTGGAAATGAACTCCTGCTGGATAACTTCTTCTCCACTAATGTGAAGAATAAATTCCGTGACCAGGAAGTACAGGTTACCCTATTCCTTCCGGAAGGGAGCATATTGTATGCCGATGAGAATACCGGGAGGTTTCACATGAATTCCAGTTATTATAACGATATCCTGGTTTCAGGCCAGGAAGAACATTACCTGGAGATCAGGGAAAATGAGGCATTCTGCGGGGATTGCCCGGAAGATACCTGGATGGAGGAAGATGAAGGGGATAGCGATGATAACTCCTGGGAAGAACAGGAACAGTCACAGGATACCGATTTTTCAGATGATTTTGACAATACACCCGCAAGAGGGGAAGTAGATTCAACCGCTACACGCCAGCAAAATGCGCCGGCGGTTCAGCAGGACAGTACCATTATAAATCCATAG
- a CDS encoding PadR family transcriptional regulator: MKIENTKAQMRKGVLEYCILSILRDEDAYVAEILDTLKDAKLLVVEGTIYPLLTRLKNAGLLSYRWEESTSGPPRKYYGLTETGKIFLRELTGTWDELQSAVNIVTSQKKKNHE, encoded by the coding sequence ATGAAGATTGAAAATACCAAAGCTCAGATGCGCAAGGGTGTTCTGGAATACTGCATTCTCTCGATTTTAAGAGACGAAGACGCCTACGTCGCAGAAATTCTGGACACGCTTAAAGACGCAAAGTTACTGGTGGTTGAGGGCACGATTTACCCTTTGCTAACCAGGCTCAAAAACGCCGGACTTCTCTCCTATCGCTGGGAAGAATCTACCAGTGGGCCGCCTAGAAAATACTATGGGCTTACAGAAACCGGGAAAATATTTCTCAGGGAACTTACTGGAACCTGGGATGAATTACAATCTGCAGTAAACATCGTAACCTCTCAAAAAAAGAAAAATCATGAATAA
- a CDS encoding DUF4870 domain-containing protein produces MTTQIINQNKTLAAVLHLSVFTKYFFPLGNFLFPMLLWLAKKQYPFVDQHGRNALNFQISTFLYTVFLLAVGAATFFYFGVSMTMDHLWIFHDHHFEVDSFSDALPFFIIIVVLGLLLLGLFVLEIFAVIMAAMNASDGKPYKYPLSINFLGSSSISVDHTKEETA; encoded by the coding sequence ATGACCACACAAATCATCAATCAGAATAAAACCCTTGCAGCCGTCCTCCATCTATCGGTCTTTACCAAGTACTTTTTTCCCCTGGGGAACTTTCTATTTCCCATGCTCTTATGGCTGGCGAAAAAACAGTATCCGTTTGTGGATCAACACGGTAGAAATGCGTTGAACTTCCAGATTAGCACTTTTTTATACACTGTTTTTCTTTTGGCGGTAGGCGCTGCCACCTTTTTCTATTTTGGGGTGAGCATGACTATGGACCATCTTTGGATCTTCCATGATCACCATTTCGAAGTAGACAGTTTTTCAGATGCACTTCCTTTTTTCATCATTATCGTGGTGTTGGGATTACTGCTATTAGGCTTATTCGTACTGGAAATTTTTGCTGTGATCATGGCGGCAATGAATGCCAGCGACGGAAAACCATACAAGTATCCACTAAGCATCAATTTCCTGGGTTCGTCATCAATTTCTGTAGATCATACCAAAGAAGAAACAGCATGA
- a CDS encoding NAD(P)-dependent oxidoreductase, translated as MKFKKLVCIDETKMNEASVKRLHDFADEVEVFSDYPEDQQTIIDRAKNAEAILVSWHTEISAEVIDAAPNLRYIGMACSLYDVESANVAVDHARSKGITVTGIFDYGDPGVGEFIISELIQLLNGYKGKIWKNEPVELNSLKIGIIGLGVTGQLLADYLQPFQPSIYYFSRTRKADYEQKGVKFLELEELLKTCDVISIHLPKHTELLNYSQFEQLGKAKILINTSLGRPFELDAFENWLQNEGNFAIFDGDAMASLPEKFSGYDQVISNKVSAGWSLQTKNRLSEKVIENIQEYIQQESTEG; from the coding sequence ATGAAATTTAAAAAACTGGTTTGTATCGACGAAACCAAGATGAACGAAGCCTCTGTGAAGAGGCTTCATGATTTTGCAGATGAGGTAGAAGTTTTTTCAGACTATCCTGAAGACCAGCAAACCATCATAGACAGGGCAAAAAATGCCGAGGCTATCCTGGTTTCCTGGCATACCGAAATTTCTGCAGAAGTGATTGATGCCGCTCCCAATCTTCGCTACATTGGGATGGCCTGTAGTCTGTACGACGTTGAATCGGCTAACGTGGCCGTAGATCATGCCAGGTCAAAAGGGATTACGGTGACCGGTATTTTCGATTACGGGGATCCCGGAGTGGGGGAATTTATCATATCAGAATTGATACAACTGCTGAATGGATACAAGGGGAAAATATGGAAAAATGAACCGGTTGAACTGAATAGTTTGAAAATTGGCATTATCGGGCTAGGAGTTACCGGGCAGTTACTGGCCGATTATCTCCAGCCATTTCAACCCTCAATTTATTATTTCAGCAGGACCCGAAAAGCCGACTATGAGCAGAAAGGTGTAAAATTCCTGGAGCTGGAAGAGCTGCTGAAGACCTGTGATGTGATCAGTATCCATCTTCCAAAGCACACCGAATTGCTGAACTATTCCCAATTTGAACAATTAGGTAAGGCTAAGATCCTGATCAATACTTCTCTGGGCCGACCGTTTGAGCTGGATGCTTTTGAAAACTGGCTCCAAAATGAGGGCAATTTTGCCATTTTTGATGGCGATGCCATGGCTTCTTTGCCCGAAAAATTTTCCGGTTACGATCAGGTTATTTCCAACAAGGTCAGTGCCGGATGGAGTCTGCAAACCAAAAACCGCCTTTCAGAAAAGGTGATTGAGAATATCCAGGAATATATTCAGCAGGAAAGTACCGAAGGATAA
- a CDS encoding DUF5694 domain-containing protein, with translation MKSTVIITLIVFGMLGFSSQAQQPNDKIQIMLVGYAHWGQLDDGSEQASMFSPAKQESIEQLTSSIQNFDPEMIMVELAPEQQKWCDSLFNLYKKDKLKLEDFEYGSGETYQVGFRLGKALKLQHIYGIDFDNSTLQSLLKSGVHYEKFEEQLKLLQQKARPMGKLVQQDSLSLYDFTREINKPEMLELTHRLIFNLPAYVQNGEWDENGIGYHQLDQTEKQYAGAEYISLFYNRNLKIYSNILNTQLETGARRIYLQMGQAHIGVLKDLLENNPNYEIIDPLTYIN, from the coding sequence ATGAAATCAACAGTCATCATAACACTCATCGTATTTGGCATGCTGGGCTTTTCATCACAAGCCCAGCAACCAAATGACAAGATCCAGATCATGCTGGTGGGTTATGCCCACTGGGGGCAACTGGATGACGGAAGTGAACAGGCCAGTATGTTCAGCCCGGCTAAGCAGGAGTCCATTGAACAGCTCACTTCCAGTATCCAAAATTTTGATCCTGAAATGATCATGGTAGAACTTGCACCCGAGCAACAAAAATGGTGTGACAGTCTCTTTAACCTCTATAAGAAGGACAAGCTGAAATTAGAGGATTTCGAGTATGGTTCGGGCGAAACCTACCAGGTGGGCTTCAGATTGGGAAAGGCTTTAAAACTTCAGCATATCTACGGAATTGATTTCGATAATTCCACCTTGCAATCGCTTCTGAAGTCTGGTGTACATTACGAGAAGTTCGAAGAACAGCTGAAATTGCTTCAGCAGAAAGCCAGGCCGATGGGAAAACTGGTTCAGCAGGACAGTCTGTCGCTGTATGATTTTACCAGGGAGATCAATAAGCCGGAAATGCTGGAACTTACACACCGACTCATTTTTAATTTGCCTGCGTATGTCCAAAATGGAGAATGGGACGAAAATGGAATTGGTTACCACCAACTGGATCAAACTGAAAAGCAGTATGCGGGGGCAGAATACATTAGTTTATTTTATAACCGAAACCTGAAGATCTATTCCAACATCCTGAATACCCAGCTGGAAACCGGTGCCAGGAGAATCTACCTGCAAATGGGACAGGCACATATCGGGGTGTTGAAGGACCTACTGGAAAATAATCCAAATTACGAGATCATCGATCCATTAACATACATCAATTAA